In Paracoccus contaminans, the genomic stretch CAACAGCGCCGAACGATGATGGTGGACACCCAGGTCCGCACCAATGACGTGACCCGCTATCCTGTGATTGCCGCGATGCTCGACATCCCGCGCGAGGATTTCGTGCCCGATGCGCGCCGCGATGTCGCCTATATGGGCGACAATATCGACCTGGGCGGGGGCCGCGTCCTGCTTGAGCCGCGCACCCTGGCCAAGATGCTGGACGCGCTGGACATCCAGCCCTCAGAGCTGCTCCTGGACGTGGGCAGCGGCTATGGCTATTCGGCCGCGGTGGCGGGGCGGCTGGCTCAGGCCGTCGTGGCGCTTGAGGAAAATCCCGACATGGCGGCGGCGGCTCCGGCCAGGCTGGCGGCAGCCGGGGCGGACAACGTGGCGGCCGTCCAAGGTGAACTGGCGGCCGGCTATCCCTCGCAGGGGCCTTACGACATCATCATGGTCAGCGGCGGGATCGAGCGGTTGCCCGAGGCCCTCGCGGGCCAGCTTGCCGAAGGAGGACGCATCATCGCTCTGTTCCGGGAAGGCGCACTGGGGCTGGTGCGGCTGGGGTTCAAGCGCGAGGGCCGGATCGACTGGCGGCTTGCCTTCCATGCCGCCGCGCCCGTCCTGCCGGGCTTCGCCCGCCAAGCCGAGTTCGTGCTGTGAGCCGGCGGTTCGTTCTTGCCGCGGCGCTGGCGCTGGGCACCGCGCTGGGCGGCATGCCCGCCCGGGCGGAATCGCTGGCCGACACGCTGGTGGCCGCCTATCGCCATTCGGCGCTGCTGGACCAGAACCGCGCCGTGCTGCGCGC encodes the following:
- a CDS encoding protein-L-isoaspartate O-methyltransferase family protein; translation: MTDFQQRRTMMVDTQVRTNDVTRYPVIAAMLDIPREDFVPDARRDVAYMGDNIDLGGGRVLLEPRTLAKMLDALDIQPSELLLDVGSGYGYSAAVAGRLAQAVVALEENPDMAAAAPARLAAAGADNVAAVQGELAAGYPSQGPYDIIMVSGGIERLPEALAGQLAEGGRIIALFREGALGLVRLGFKREGRIDWRLAFHAAAPVLPGFARQAEFVL